AAAACCTCCCTGACCAAGTTTGTCTTTGAAAGAATTCGTCACCGTCTTAATTTCTGAATATGAATACCTGCTTGGCATAAGATTCTTGTATGCATCCAAGAATTCTTCAACGGCCTTATCATCGTCCTTCAGGATCTTTTTCCAAGACAGTTTGTACAACAAGAAAAACAGCAAAATATTGATGCTGAGTGCCATTCGTACAGTCAGACTGAATCCTGTCATAGAAATACAGATAGGCGTTAGGAATTTCATCCTGAAACTTTAGACTCCGTATATACAGCGGTGGTTTCTGAAAGGCTTAAAATCAACACAGTCAGAGAACATATCATTAGTCAAGAACACGACATTTAAGGAACATGTATATAAGTCTTGAAATTGGGCTTACCGGTGATGATGGCGGCTCGTACAAACTCTATGTGAATACAGAATCAACAAAGAGGAAATGAGTTAGGTTCACGGAGGGAAAGAAGCTCAGAAATTGTAATGCTATTACTCTATCATGTTTGGGAAAATTAAATGTAAGTAGTAAATAGAAAAGGTCAGACTTACCTTCTTTCAAGTATCTACCGAAACCTGGAAATACATTAGTAGTCAATAACTGTGAAGAAAGAATAAGATATACAGAATTAGCTTGTCAAACTGATTAAAACATACTCACAATAGAGGGGATGGAGTCGGCTGTAGCAGTACAAGACGGTAGAAGACGGTGCGATAGAAGACGGTACGGTAGGAGACGGTGCGATAGAAGGCGGTGCGGTAGGAGACTCTTCGATAGATTTCTCTACGGTAGGAGACGGTAGAAGATCGGACCAATCAAGTTGAAAGCCCTTTCTCAACTCATCGcggatgaaagaaaatgaaagggCATCAGGTTCGTATAACATGGAAAGGGTGATGCTGGTGATATTACAATATGGTAGAAGATGAGACACACTATCTCCCAGCATAATGTAAGAATATGTAGTAGATGACCACGACGATGAGCTATTACTGCAATTGATTTTTATGTAGTCTGGGGACTCAACTTTCGACCGGCAATCATGGAAGCTTACAGGATAGTCATAATACGGGTAGTACCTGTCATAATGCCGGTAGTCGCTGTCATGATTCGGATTATACGGGTAGTAAGGGCCTGTGTTGTATAAGTCATCTGTTGTCAAACGGTGAATCGGCCTAAAGGGGCAAGTATCACTTAGTAGACCAGGATCCACAACCTGGATTGAATGGGATTCATAATCGATTCCCAAGACATAATATCTACCATTGAAAAGTTTTAAAATGGCGCGATTCTGCTCACATGAAAGTTCAGCTGGAGAGTTTTGACAATTGTTAGCAGAAGTACCATTACTTTTCAAGCGAAACGGGTACCTAATGTCATGGAGATCCCCACAAGAAGCTGGCGGACAGTGCTCTTCTGCCTTGGCATCATCATGATAAATTTCAAAGCGAATAACTATAACACAAATTGCAAAGCAAATAAAAACACAACTTATCAGACTACTTTTTGGCATCTTGGGAGAGCCTGATGTTTAGgagaaaaataaaggaagaaaacatTCCAATAGCAAGGTTTAATAGGCAGAATTTTTGCTGGACTACAGAAAAATACAAGGTATAGGAATACGATCCGCACAATGAAGGAAGAAACTGGGAACCTTCCTCGCCATGCACTTGCCAAGAAAGCTACGTACCCTAGCCTAGAGCAATGACCGCCATTGTTGGGTCAAGTCAAGTGAGAAGGCAGAATAATAATTTGAGTGAAATATATGGCTGCTATTTGTCATGCAGCTTTCAGCCTCCGAAATGGAATATAATTGCAGATTGTATGACTTATAAAGCATGTGAATCGATCAAAGACTAGCACATTGTATGTAAATAGATATAACCAACTGTTTCATATATGCTCAGAGAGTAAACTAGTTAATATGAATATCACGCCTCCACTGaagtctctgtttttttttgttgtaattATGTTCCCCAGTATTGTTAAACCAATTAGTAAAGCAGTCGATGATCAGGTCTGCCCAGTTCAAAGGTGTAGACATGATGGTCCTGATATCAAGTTTCCATTCCGTCTACAACACTATCCCCCTCAATGTGGCCATCCGGAGTTTGAGGTTTCCTGCAGCAGCTTCAGCAACAAGACCATGATGAAGCTTTCCTCATCATCAGGATTCTTTCTAATAGAAACAATCGATTACGAGCGTCAACTGTTTCGTGTGTCAGATGAGGATGGTTGCCTCCCGAGACGCCTTCTTAATTTTACTGCCTCCTTCTCGCTCTTTCAACCAGCAGACATGTCTTACAAAACGGACTATTGCGCTTTCTTTTCCCGGTACAAAAACATCTTGACGTTGTTAAACTGTACCCAGGCACAAAATTTGAGCGCATCCACTACAACAACAGATGACGACTCCATAGCGATCAAATGTCTCAGTGTCCCGGGGCATTATCAAATTGTGGCTGTTGCCGGGGATTTTAGTTTGTTTGACTTGCCGGTAGACAGTCATTGCTATACTTTGTCAGAACTCTTTCTTCCACTCAGACATAATCCGGCTTATAGGTGTGAACCAGACACTGGTTTTTCGCTGCAATGGGGACAAAAACACAAAGGTACGTGCCTAGTGAGCTTTCCACGAAATAAGTATCTTGTGTTCAAGATGGCGCTAGAAAAtataattgcaaaaacaaaaaaaaagtatcgTCTACTAATTCACCTTTACTAATTATCTCCTATTTAATTCAGGTCATGTATCGACTAGGTTTATTGTCATCGGAGTGAGCGTATGTGGGTTTGTTGTCTTGTCAACTACGGCGGTAGGCATCTTTTACCATTTAAAGCAATCAATAAAGAGGAGAGAGGAAAAGGAGAATCAAAGAAAGATTGAAAAGTTCCTAGATGATCACAAGTCCCATGTACCAACAAGATACTCCTATGCTGATATAAAGAAGATGACAAATGAATTCAAGAAGAAGTTAGGTGAAGGCGGTTTTGGAAGTGTTTTCAGTGGAAAGCTTCCCAATAATGGAGTGCCAGTTGCAGTAAAAGTCCTCAAGGATTCTAAAGGAAGTGGAGAAGATTTTGTTAACGAAGTGGGAACCATTGGCAGGATTCACCATGTAAACGTGGTTCGCCTACTTGGGTTTTCAGCTGAAGGAGGGAACCGTGCTCTTATTTTTGAGCTCATGCCAAACAGGTCCCTAGAGAAGTTCATCAAATCTACAGGATCAAATAAGAGCAGGAGTTCATTTAACTGGGAGAAACTTTGCAACATCATCACAGGTATAGCAAAGGGAATCGAGTACCTTCACCAAGGGTGTGACCAGAGGATTCTCCACTTTGATATCAAGCCTCACAATATCTTGTTAGACCATGCCTTTAATCCgaaaatttctgattttggtaTGGCTAAACTCTGTTCCAAGGAAGACAGTGCTATATCTATGACTGCTGCCAGAGGCACTATAGGCTACATTGCACCTGAAGTATTTAATGGAAACTTTGGAACTGTCTCCCACAAATCGGATGTGTATAGTTTCGGGATGCTTGTTCTTGAAGTTATTGGAGCTAGGAGGGAAAATGCGGTTACATCTAGTGACAATGAGGTGTATTTTCCTGAATTGATTTACAAGTGTCTGATCCAAGGAGAAGAGTTGGATTTGGAGCTAGCTGATGATGGAGATGCTCAGATTGCTAAGAGATTAGCAATTGTGGCACTCTGGTGCATCCAGTGGTACCCGGTGAATCGCCCTTCCATGAAAGAAGTTGTTATAATGCTGGAAGGACCCTCCGAAAGCTTGATCATGCCACCCAATCCGTTTGCTTCCACAACTCAGATGGATCCAACAACAACCCCATCAAGTTAATTAGAAACAATGTTAAAGTGATTTCACTGATGCTTGTCTACATGCCTGCATTCTAAAGGTGTACTGGTGTTGATCCTAAAATAATCCACTGCAAATAGTTTTTGTTAAATTGTATCTCAGTCAGTGTTTCAATATTGTTACTAGATATCAGTTAATAAATGACTACTTCAGAGAAAGGAAAATTCGCATGGTACATGATCTTTTCGGTTGGAAATACTTGAATACAAACTTGTTATGCAGGTTAATTAATGTTTAATTAATACATGATCTTTTCAGTTGGAACTACTTGAATACTTGATGTAAGTCGGAAATAACACGGTTAGTTTAACTAGATGCTGGTCTTAGCATTCTGAGAAGTCATTCCCGAAAGCATCACATTTTCCGCGAAGATCAAATGGTAAATGCATGCACTCAGATTCATACTTTGCATACTTTTTTGCCAATAATCACCATGGAGGTTCGACGAAGTTTCTTATTAGAAACAACAAGTCTCCTTGGAAAATTCAACTCTTTCAGTGACAATGAGAGCTGCATTATTACCAAGGACTGCATGTGTCTAATAACAAATGAAGCATCAAACAAGATCTTATACTAAAATACATCGAGATCTTCTCTGAAAGTCTACTTCAAACGGACTCCTATTTCTCCCACGGATTTTCCACGAGACGGTAAACTGACTTTAGAATTCAATTCTACCACAGTAAACTAAAAACCTTTGATAAAAAAACGAACAAGAAAAGTTTAGGTCAGAGCATGGGAAAGCTTGGACTTATCCGATAGTGGCCTAGTGCACTGGGTGGCTCAAGAGCTTCATAATGGCGGAACGTTATCAGAGTTAGAGGAGAGGGCCATGAACTCCGTAAAACAGATACCACATCGGAAGAGGTTTTGCAGTAAAATGGTCCGATCATGCTCAGCTTAGTTGAGTCCGTCATTGGGCCTGAAGCTCAGCCTAGTTGATATACTAGGCCGATTGgggaaaaataatatatataagctGATAAATTATTATATGAAAAATCTCAAGGTAAAaacatttacaaaaatatattttctttcatgaaattttgttttaaaattgtATTTTTAGGTTAATTATAATACTGAAATAATAATGTTTAATCTAAATACCTTTTAGTTAATACTTTGAGCTAAAAGTACTTGATAAGTATCGGCACATATATTATGTGAGTGTTAAATAATTCTAAAATAGGAGACAACACGCTTAGAATAAGTAGCTGAtccaaaaattacaatattTCTTCGAAGACCAATTAACAAGTGAATGGATCAAGACAGACATTGACATGATGAAGTGTGAAATAATTACAAAGTCAAAGACAACAAGCTTAGAATAAGTAACTGATTCAGAAATTATAGCATTTTCTTGAAAGACCATATAGCAAGTGAATGGACCAagactaagagcaagttcacctggCTCTCTTATGGGTTATGCCCGGGCACCACGTCAAAAGCAGGCTTGGGGGCAAGGTTTTTTCACCATTCATGCTTCCGCCGGATCTGGGGCAAGACCACAATGGGAGGCCCAGAGCACCATCTCGGGCACCATGGTGACTGAGGTCGTAACCCAGGATGCCATGCTGGcccaaaaagaagaggagagggGAGACGCGCCAGGACCCAAAAGTGCATGGTAGTCGCTTGTCCTCTAGCGGAAACAAGGTTGCAGCGCGTGGGAGTGGGGATTTTGTCAGGTTGTGGCATGTGGGTGGGCGACGTGGCCTGTAGCCATTGGAAGCCTTGAAAATGTGAAGCCAACTGTCCACAAATCTGGACCATTGGTTTTAATTATGAATAGGATCTAATGGTGAATGATTAAGGAGTTAGATAAggttactatatatatatatatatatatatatattttatatatagtaATTAGTAACTGTTAGATTACAAcggtaacaaaaaaatatatataacaaaaatttCCTATAAATAAATTGTCGGTggagttattaaaaaaaaaaaaatcgtcgGAAATTGAGTCGTCGGTGGATATATTATTTTTCTACCcataaaattttctttggttgGATTTTCAAAATGTTCATCAATAGTATTTATTTATATCATACATTTATTAtttacactaaaaaaaaaaatatattcgaTGAACAATAACTGACTGGTAACCCTAACCCAAcgggtggaagcaaagatccAGTGACAGTGAATAGTTTCCTGCCCTGGTGACCTGATAACCCAACATGTGAGCTTGCTCTAACAACATTGAAGTCTTCTCTTTCGTTGATTAAATTGACTCCAAGGTCCACAGCCGCCACATAAGTATAGGAAACTAGCATTACTTAGGTTTCCTAGAAAACTTGACTTGTTCAACTTTCATTGACTCTGAAAATAACTTTGAAAGCGTTCAAAGCCTAATTAAAAGGTTTAATTTCTGCAAAGGTGGGGACCGGAATAACCTTTTGTTACTTTTGTATGCGATGAATGCTGTAGACAGGCCAATTGATGTGTTACTGCAATGAAATTTATAAAGCAACATGTCTTCTTACGCAATAGAAAGCATATATAAACTTTcgaaattcaaaattttgaacCAAATTTTTTATTAGGAACTGACTTGATAAATAAATTTCGACAGATATCGATAATGCAGACATGAAGGTGTATTAAGTTTAAGAAGAGCGATACAATAGGCCATAAATTGCATTCCTCGTATACCATGGGGGCTGATTCTGTAGCTTTATGTGAGTATGTGACAGTATAGACACCTCCTCATTATCTGCCCCATCTGGTAGATCCTTCCTTGTCATATACCGTGGACGGTGGTAAGAGACATTCTACGTGTGCATTTAGGTTCTTTCTCAGTTTCTCCGTCCAGCCATTTATAAACATCAGCTTTGTAAAGAGACACATCCAATGATTTTGTAGTGCATTTCTGGTGCCACGTATCCCCTTTTGCCTCTTGCACATGTAACAAATATTGTGTTTTGGCCTCTCAGGTAGAATCTTGCAAGCCTGAAGTCTGAAATTATGCACTTGAAGTTTTTGTGAAGAAGAATGTGTGGGCTTAATGTCAAAATGTAGAATTTGCATCTCACATCCCTGGTGGAGATATTCAATTCCGCGAGCCACCCCGAGAGCTATATCATGCATTGTATCCAGCTTAGAAGAAAGAGGCACAAGGCCCAAACATGAGGAAATCAAAACTTAAAAAGTAAATAAGAACCGAAAGTACTAAAAGTGGTGCTAGTCAAACTCACTACTTATCACGTATTGACGAAAACCAGCAAAATGCATTAGTCTAGTGTTAATAAAATTCAGAACAACACAAAATCACCCCTCTCAAAACCATCTAAAGAATTAATGTGTCAAACGGGTTAAATTGTTGGCATAAAAGAAAAGgggaaaataattaaaatccgGATAAGAATAGACTCACAATTGAGAGACTGGGTAGTTGTGTAGCAGTACTCAAAGAGGCATGGAGAAAACTCCCTAAAATCAAATTCCAACAAATTAGTACCAAAGTTGCAAATTGTTGGTCTCTTCTAGTCACAGACCATCATAATAGAGTTTCATCCTCTCCCAGTATCACTTGCATCCTTGAAAATGCAGCAGTTTCGGTTACCTAATCATAAACTGATTGGTTGAATGAGTGAAAGCTCGAGCCAGTATCTTGGCCTGGCTCAgtaaattaaatataaaatataaaattaaacataaaatttaCCTAGACAGCAACACAGTTTTGACTTTAAAGTCCGATAAAACTGTTAAAACGGTAATGCACATTGGAGTTTTAcaaattctaacaaaaaccgTAAAAATGCTGAAGGAAATAGTACATGTATCGTCCCTGTCCCGCCGCAAAAGTCAGTCATCAGTAGAAGTAAAGTGCTCTGTTTCTGAACATCGGAAACCGTCTACGTGTCGCCGGAGAATCTCACCCTTGTTGCTTCCTTGATTGGATTTCGCCGCATCCTACGTCAACCCGACCAGGTATTGGCTTTCGTTCCCATTCTATGTTCTTGACTGATTGCTCTGTTCTTGATTTGCATATGAAATAAAGGGTGGGTTCTGTTTTCTAATGTAATTCAGCATTTTCGGTAAATCTTAAACCTGGGTTTGAGATGGTCTAGCTTTTTTGATGTTTGTTGCAGAATCTAGTGGGGCCTAGGTGGAAAGGAAAGGGCTTCAAAGCTAAAGCTCTTGCAGACCCTATGTCAAAGATAGTACTGAAGCTTCAGTTTTCtctaaatcaatcaaattgtgaAGCTTTGCTATGTGGGTG
Above is a genomic segment from Rosa chinensis cultivar Old Blush chromosome 3, RchiOBHm-V2, whole genome shotgun sequence containing:
- the LOC112192437 gene encoding protein SUPPRESSOR OF NPR1-1 CONSTITUTIVE 4, which produces MPKSSLISCVFICFAICVIVIRFEIYHDDAKAEEHCPPASCGDLHDIRYPFRLKSNGTSANNCQNSPAELSCEQNRAILKLFNGRYYVLGIDYESHSIQVVDPGLLSDTCPFRPIHRLTTDDLYNTGPYYPYNPNHDSDYRHYDRYYPYYDYPVSFHDCRSKVESPDYIKINCSNSSSSWSSTTYSYIMLGDSVSHLLPYCNITSITLSMLYEPDALSFSFIRDELRKGFQLDWSDLLPSPTVEKSIEESPTAPPSIAPSPTVPSSIAPSSTVLYCYSRLHPLYCFGRYLKEEFVRAAIITGFSLTVRMALSINILLFFLLYKLSWKKILKDDDKAVEEFLDAYKNLMPSRYSYSEIKTVTNSFKDKLGQGGFGSVYKGELSNGHLVAVKMLNDSKSKGQDFINEVATIGRIHHVNVVQLIGFCSEGSKRALVYEFMPSGSLDKYILCDAENNPTLSWDRMHEIALGVARAIEYLHQGCDIQILHFDIKPHNILLDENFNSKISDFGLARFYPRDQNTISVTAARGTRGYIAPEMYYRTIGGVSYKADVYSFGMLLMEIAGRRKNLNPDVDDYVHRLLHRLLR
- the LOC112192118 gene encoding rust resistance kinase Lr10 yields the protein MNITPPLKSLFFFVVIMFPSIVKPISKAVDDQVCPVQRCRHDGPDIKFPFRLQHYPPQCGHPEFEVSCSSFSNKTMMKLSSSSGFFLIETIDYERQLFRVSDEDGCLPRRLLNFTASFSLFQPADMSYKTDYCAFFSRYKNILTLLNCTQAQNLSASTTTTDDDSIAIKCLSVPGHYQIVAVAGDFSLFDLPVDSHCYTLSELFLPLRHNPAYRCEPDTGFSLQWGQKHKGHVSTRFIVIGVSVCGFVVLSTTAVGIFYHLKQSIKRREEKENQRKIEKFLDDHKSHVPTRYSYADIKKMTNEFKKKLGEGGFGSVFSGKLPNNGVPVAVKVLKDSKGSGEDFVNEVGTIGRIHHVNVVRLLGFSAEGGNRALIFELMPNRSLEKFIKSTGSNKSRSSFNWEKLCNIITGIAKGIEYLHQGCDQRILHFDIKPHNILLDHAFNPKISDFGMAKLCSKEDSAISMTAARGTIGYIAPEVFNGNFGTVSHKSDVYSFGMLVLEVIGARRENAVTSSDNEVYFPELIYKCLIQGEELDLELADDGDAQIAKRLAIVALWCIQWYPVNRPSMKEVVIMLEGPSESLIMPPNPFASTTQMDPTTTPSS